In Janthinobacterium rivuli, a single genomic region encodes these proteins:
- a CDS encoding glycine zipper 2TM domain-containing protein — protein sequence MLNKKLLGAVMVAAVAVSSAAVAGDRDFNTVAGAVVGAAIGNSTGGRNGAIVGGVLGAAVGNSISTNDRYYDRGGYRGGYRETYYAPAPQPVYYAPAPQPVYYAPPPRYYGPPAVVYVQPGRGYYRDHGRRDYYDRGHGHGWGHRR from the coding sequence ATGTTGAACAAGAAACTCCTGGGTGCGGTAATGGTAGCGGCAGTGGCTGTGTCTTCGGCCGCAGTCGCCGGTGACCGCGACTTCAATACCGTTGCAGGCGCCGTTGTCGGGGCGGCCATTGGCAACAGCACCGGCGGGCGCAATGGCGCGATCGTCGGTGGCGTGCTGGGCGCAGCGGTCGGCAACAGCATCAGCACGAATGACCGCTATTACGACCGTGGCGGCTATCGCGGCGGCTACCGCGAAACCTATTACGCGCCGGCGCCGCAGCCCGTGTACTACGCCCCTGCCCCGCAGCCAGTGTATTACGCGCCGCCACCGCGCTACTACGGCCCGCCGGCCGTCGTCTACGTGCAACCAGGACGCGGCTATTACCGCGACCATGGCCGCCGCGACTACTACGACCGTGGCCACGGTCACGGCTGGGGCCATCGCCGTTAA
- a CDS encoding PP2C family protein-serine/threonine phosphatase, translating into MHLIKDELDFGPWLDAAAGSSVGAGPLPRRENQDNFLLIDASGHAVCLSRQAPFHCQVPGWPRGHVRAAVLDGMGGHGLGREAAEAAVQGLLAMPACLDTASLAARLDGLHARLQDTFARIAPAQARPPGTTLTLLEVPPGEAPLLYHVGDSRLYEIADGVASILTVDHVPATVYAMRGALDEPRWRAAVHGEHHPQISQAFILGNAISDSLQLDKPLIGLDAATLPPFLAHLGDRRVLRVRPGAHYLLASDGFWACEDPLALTARWPALCAGKTAAQAVSALFDDFLSDPPTGLHSDNITMVALRFEAAFTVPGG; encoded by the coding sequence ATGCATTTAATTAAAGACGAGCTCGACTTCGGCCCCTGGCTCGACGCCGCCGCCGGCAGCAGCGTGGGTGCCGGTCCCCTGCCGCGCCGCGAAAACCAAGACAACTTCCTGCTGATCGATGCCAGCGGCCACGCCGTCTGCCTGTCGCGGCAGGCGCCATTCCACTGCCAGGTGCCGGGCTGGCCGCGCGGCCATGTGCGCGCCGCCGTGCTTGACGGCATGGGCGGCCACGGCCTTGGGCGCGAAGCGGCGGAAGCGGCCGTGCAAGGCTTGCTGGCCATGCCCGCCTGTCTCGACACGGCCAGCCTGGCAGCCAGGCTCGACGGATTGCACGCGCGCTTGCAGGACACCTTCGCCAGGATCGCGCCAGCCCAGGCGCGTCCGCCCGGCACCACCCTGACCTTGCTGGAAGTGCCGCCCGGCGAGGCGCCGCTGCTGTATCACGTGGGCGATTCGCGCCTGTATGAAATTGCCGACGGGGTGGCCAGTATCCTCACCGTCGACCACGTGCCGGCCACCGTGTACGCCATGCGCGGGGCGCTCGACGAGCCGCGCTGGCGTGCCGCCGTGCATGGCGAGCACCATCCGCAGATCTCGCAGGCATTTATTTTGGGCAACGCCATCAGCGACAGCTTGCAGCTCGACAAGCCCTTGATCGGCCTCGACGCGGCCACCCTGCCGCCTTTCCTCGCGCACCTGGGCGACCGCCGCGTGCTGCGCGTGCGCCCCGGCGCCCACTATCTGCTGGCCAGCGACGGTTTTTGGGCGTGCGAGGATCCGCTGGCCCTGACGGCCCGCTGGCCCGCCTTGTGTGCCGGCAAGACTGCGGCACAGGCCGTCAGCGCCCTGTTCGACGATTTCCTCTCCGATCCGCCAACAGGTTTGCATAGCGACAACATTACCATGGTGGCGCTGCGCTTCGAGGCGGCGTTCACCGTCCCAGGCGGCTAG
- a CDS encoding DUF2177 family protein, whose translation MTMPVQRPLQLAIAYGATLCVFLAIDALWLAVLMKPVYAAALGPLLAESPRWAPAVLFYLLYAAGLLVFAILPGLRARRGRTAAALGALLGLLAYGTYDLSNYATLRDWPLALTAIDMVWGSVLSAVSATAGYLAASRLGR comes from the coding sequence ATGACCATGCCCGTCCAACGTCCGCTCCAGCTTGCCATTGCGTATGGCGCCACCTTGTGCGTGTTCCTGGCCATCGACGCCCTGTGGCTGGCGGTGCTGATGAAGCCCGTGTACGCCGCGGCGCTGGGGCCGCTGCTGGCGGAGTCTCCCCGCTGGGCGCCGGCCGTGCTGTTTTACCTGCTGTACGCGGCGGGGCTGCTGGTCTTTGCCATTTTGCCTGGCTTGCGTGCGCGCCGCGGGCGCACGGCGGCGGCGCTGGGCGCGCTGCTCGGGCTGCTTGCCTACGGCACCTATGATTTGAGCAACTATGCGACCTTGCGCGACTGGCCGCTGGCCTTGACGGCGATCGACATGGTCTGGGGCAGCGTCTTGTCGGCCGTGTCGGCAACAGCCGGCTACCTGGCCGCTAGCCGCCTGGGACGGTGA
- a CDS encoding class I SAM-dependent methyltransferase, which translates to MSNTIPSPQGGAPDYAAIKQRQQAGWASGDFAVIGVTLQPVGESLAEAADIRAGEDVIDIAAGNGNATLAAARRFARVVSTDYVPALLDKGRARAEAEGLAVTFRVADAEDLPFADASFDAALSTFGIMFAPDHRRAASEMLRVLRPGGRIGMANWTPDGFVGQLFKTIGKYVPPPAGVASPARWGEEAYVRDLFGRGAEQVHGQGKVFNFRYASAQHWLQVFRDFYGPVHKAFAALDTAGAGALEQELLSMLERLNTAGAHSLVVPGEYLEVIVSKRRE; encoded by the coding sequence ATGAGCAATACCATCCCATCACCGCAGGGCGGCGCGCCCGACTACGCCGCCATCAAGCAGCGCCAGCAGGCAGGCTGGGCCAGCGGCGACTTCGCCGTCATCGGCGTGACCCTGCAGCCGGTCGGGGAATCGCTGGCCGAGGCCGCCGACATCCGCGCAGGGGAAGACGTCATCGACATCGCCGCCGGCAATGGCAACGCCACCCTGGCGGCGGCCCGCCGCTTTGCCCGCGTCGTGTCCACCGATTACGTGCCGGCGCTGCTGGACAAGGGCCGCGCGCGCGCCGAGGCGGAAGGGCTGGCCGTGACCTTCCGCGTGGCCGACGCCGAAGACCTGCCCTTCGCCGACGCCAGTTTCGACGCGGCCCTGTCGACCTTTGGCATCATGTTCGCACCCGACCACCGGCGCGCGGCCAGCGAAATGCTGCGCGTGCTGCGGCCCGGCGGGCGCATCGGCATGGCCAACTGGACACCGGACGGCTTTGTCGGGCAACTCTTCAAGACCATAGGCAAATATGTGCCGCCCCCGGCAGGCGTGGCGTCGCCGGCCCGCTGGGGCGAAGAAGCGTATGTGCGCGACCTGTTCGGCCGTGGAGCCGAGCAGGTGCACGGCCAAGGCAAGGTTTTCAATTTCCGCTACGCTTCCGCCCAACACTGGCTGCAAGTGTTCCGCGATTTTTACGGCCCCGTCCACAAGGCCTTTGCCGCGCTGGACACGGCTGGCGCCGGGGCGCTGGAACAGGAACTGCTCTCCATGCTGGAGCGCCTGAATACGGCTGGCGCCCACTCGCTGGTGGTGCCGGGCGAGTATCTGGAAGTCATCGTCAGCAAACGGCGCGAATGA